The Scleropages formosus chromosome 11, fSclFor1.1, whole genome shotgun sequence genome window below encodes:
- the LOC114911869 gene encoding nuclear factor 7, brain-like, with protein sequence MTSRLQKQLEDKNKELQNKIKLLQDQDTQLRKTTQQLEDKERQLLDKIKQLEGKNTENSKLVQQRTDLQNELKALESRSSTQISGLQKQLEDNNKELQNKIELLQDQDTWLRKTTQQLEDKERQLLDKIKQLEGKNTENSKLVQQRTDLQNELKALESRSSTQISGLQKQLEDNNKELQNKIELLQDQDTRLRKTTQQLEDKERQLLDKIKQLEGKNTENSRLAQQNAHLQNDLKELQTFVWKWLRKTAVDVTLDPDTANPWLVLSKDKKQVRDGDIKQDLPDNPERFNPVVSVLGKEGFSSGRHYWEVQVGDKTEWDLGVARESINRKGDISLSPNNGYWTIWLRNGNEYKALADSSVSINLSVKPQKVGMYVDYEEGQVSFYNVEARSHIYTFTGYKFTEKLYPYFSPFLNNNGTNSGPLIITSVSPIA encoded by the exons ATGACTTCCA GGTTGCAGAAGCAACTGGAGGACAAGAACAAGGAACTGCAGAACAAAATCAAACTTCTACAGGATCAGGATACTCAGCTGAGAAAAACAACCCAACAACTAGAGGACAAAGAAAGACAACTTCTGGATAAGATCAAACAACTGGAAGGCAAGAACACTGAGAACTCCAAACTGG TCCAACAGAGAACTGACCTGCAGAATGAGCTGAAGGCGCTTGAGAGCAGGAGCTCAACGCAGATCTCTG GGTTGCAGAAACAACTGGAGGACAACAACAAGGAACTGCAGAACAAAATCGAACTTCTACAGGATCAGGACACTTGGCTGAGAAAAACGACACAGCAACTAGAGGACAAAGAGAGACAACTTCTGGATAAGATCAAACAGCTGGAAGGCAAGAACACTGAGAACTCCAAACTGG TCCAACAGAGAACTGACCTGCAGAATGAGCTGAAGGCGCTTGAGAGCAGGAGCTCAACGCAGATCTCTG GGTTGCAGAAACAACTGGAGGACAACAACAAGGAACTGCAGAACAAAATCGAACTTCTACAGGATCAGGACACTCGGCTGAGAAAAACGACCCAGCAACTAGAGGACAAAGAGAGACAACTTCTGGATAAGATCAAACAATTGGAAGGCAAGAACACTGAGAACTCCAGACTGG cTCAGCAGAATGCTCACCTACAGAATGATCTGAAGGAGCTGCAGACTTTTG tGTGGAAGTGGCTTCGTAAAACTGCAG ttgatgtgactctggaTCCTGATACAGCAAACCCCTGGCTTGTCCTGTCTAAGGACAAGAAACAAGTGAGAGATGGAGACATAAAGCAGGATCTCCCTGACAACCCAGAGAGGTTTAATCCTGTTGTCAGTGTGCTGGGAAAAGAGGGgttttcttcagggagacaTTACTGGGAGGTGCAAGTTGGGGACAAAACTGAGTGGGATTTAGGAGTGGCCAGAGAGTCCATCAACAGGAAGGGAGACATTTCATTGAGTCCTAATAATGGTTACTGGACTATCTGGCTGAGGAATGGAAATGAGTATAAGGCTCTTGCTGATTCCTCTGTGTCCATCAACCTGAGTGTGAAGCCCCAGAAGGTGGGGATGTatgtggactatgaggagggtcaggtctCCTTTTACAATGTGGAGGCCAGATCTCATATCTACACTTtcactggatataaattcacCGAGAAACTCTACCCGTACTTCAGCCCTTTTCTCAATAACAATGGTACAAACTCAGGACCACTGATCATCACTTCTGTCAGTCCAATAGCATGA
- the LOC108939749 gene encoding E3 ubiquitin-protein ligase TRIM17-like codes for MAASMSDVEMENIQANVELKSITENSGKYTIVSETQKEWSPAGGLCTQPVGVIQSHARRAFHSRRSSVIFLCLWIVTLLILIAGLGFYFWQRSIHVKTLKELQESHNKLGQKRQQLESSTEQERQRFLEDKNKQLEMKQKELDEKNNEVSKLIQQRTDLQSELKGVQSQTSTQISGENKSLPNWLQKQLEDKNKELQNKIKLLQDQDTRLRKTTQQLEDKERQLLDKIKQLEGKNTENSKLVQQRTDLQNELKALESRSSTQISGLQKQLEDKNKELQDKIKLLQDQDTQLRKTTQQLEDKERQLLDKIKQLEGKNTENSKLVQQRTDLQNELKALESRSSTQISGLQKQLEDNNKELQNKIKLLQDQDTQLRKTTQQLEDKERQLLDKIKQLEGKNTENSKLVQQRTDLQNELKALESRSSTQISGLQKQLEDNNKELQNKIELLQDQDTWLRKTTQQLEDKERQLLDKIKQLEGKNTENSKLVQQRTDLQNELKALESRSSTQISGLQKQLEDNNKELQNKIELLQDQDTRLRKTTQQLEDKERQLLDKIKQLEGKNTENSRLAQQNAHLQNDLKELQTFVWKWLRKAAVDVTLDPDTANPWLILSKDKKQVRDGDIKQDLPDNPERFNPVVSVLGKEGFSSGRHYWEVQVGDKTEWDLGVARESINRKGDISLSPNNGYWTIWLRNGNEYKALADSSVSINLSVKPQKVGMYVDYEEGQVSFYNVEARSHIYTFTGYKFTEKLYPYFSPFLNNNGTNSGPLIITSVSPIA; via the exons atgGCAGCCAGTATGAGTGATGTG GAGATGGAAAATATCCAAGCGAATGTGGAACTGAAGTCAATAACAGAAAATTCAGGAAAGTACACTATTGTGTCTGAGACACAAAAGGAATGGAGTCCAGCTGGAGGGCTCTGCACTCAGCCTGTGGGAG TGATTCAGAGTCATGCTAGGAGAGCCTTTCATTCCAGAAGATCATCAGTGATTTTCCTCTGTCTCTGGATTGTCACCCTGCTGATTCTCATCGCTGGACTGGGCTTCTACT TTTGGCAGAGATCAATACAtgtgaaaacattaaaagagcTTCAAG AATCACACAACAAACTGGGACAAAAGAGACAGCAGTTGGAGAGCAGTACTGAGCAGGAACGACAGAGATTCCTGGAAGACAAAAACAAGCAGCTGGAAATGAAGCAGAAGGAACTGgatgagaaaaataatgaagtCTCTAAACTTA tcCAGCAGAGAACAGACCTGCAGAGTGAGTTGAAGGGTGTTCAGAGTCAGACCTCAACCCAAATCTCTGGTGAGAACAAGAGTTTACCTAACT GGTTGCAGAAGCAACTGGAGGACAAGAACAAGGAACTGCAGAACAAAATCAAACTTCTACAGGATCAGGACACTCGGCTGAGAAAAACGACACAGCAACTAGAGGACAAAGAGAGACAACTTCTGGATAAGATCAAACAGCTGGAAGGCAAGAACACTGAGAACTCCAAACTGG TCCAACAGAGAACTGACCTGCAGAATGAGCTGAAGGCGCTTGAGAGCAGGAGCTCAACGCAGATCTCTG GGTTGCAGAAACAACTGGAGGATAAGAATAAGGAACTGCAAGACAAAATCAAACTTCTACAGGATCAGGATACTCAGCTGAGAAAAACAACCCAACAACTAGAGGACAAAGAAAGACAACTTCTGGATAAGATCAAACAACTGGAAGGCAAGAACACTGAGAACTCCAAACTGG TCCAACAGAGAACTGACCTGCAGAATGAGCTGAAGGCGCTTGAGAGCAGGAGCTCAACGCAGATCTCTG GGTTGCAGAAACAACTAGAGGACAACAACAAGGAACTGCAGAACAAAATCAAACTTCTACAGGATCAGGACACTCAGCTGAGAAAAACGACCCAGCAACTTGAGGACAAAGAGAGACAACTTCTGGATAAGATCAAACAGCTGGAAGGCAAGAACACTGAGAACTCCAAACTGG TCCAACAGAGAACTGACCTGCAGAATGAGCTGAAGGCGCTTGAGAGCAGGAGCTCAACGCAAATCTCTG GGTTGCAGAAACAACTGGAGGACAACAACAAGGAACTGCAGAACAAAATCGAACTTCTACAGGATCAGGACACTTGGCTGAGAAAAACGACACAGCAACTAGAGGACAAAGAGAGACAACTTCTGGATAAGATCAAACAGCTGGAAGGCAAGAACACTGAGAACTCCAAACTGG TCCAACAGAGAACTGACCTGCAGAATGAGCTGAAGGCGCTTGAGAGCAGGAGCTCAACGCAGATCTCTG GGTTGCAGAAACAACTGGAGGACAACAACAAGGAACTGCAGAACAAAATCGAACTTCTACAGGATCAGGACACTCGGCTGAGAAAAACGACCCAGCAACTAGAGGACAAAGAGAGACAACTTCTGGATAAGATCAAACAATTGGAAGGCAAGAACACTGAGAACTCCAGACTGG cTCAGCAGAATGCTCACCTACAGAATGATCTGAAGGAGCTGCAGACTTTTG tGTGGAAGTGGCTTCGTAAAGCTGCAG ttgatgtgactctggaTCCTGATACAGCAAACCCCTGGCTCATCCTGTCTAAGGACAAGAAACAAGTGAGAGATGGAGACATAAAGCAGGATCTCCCTGACAACCCAGAGAGGTTTAATCCTGTTGTCAGTGTGCTGGGAAAAGAGGGgttttcttcagggagacaTTACTGGGAGGTGCAAGTTGGGGACAAAACTGAGTGGGATTTAGGAGTGGCCAGAGAGTCCATCAACAGGAAGGGAGACATTTCATTGAGTCCTAATAATGGTTACTGGACTATCTGGCTGAGGAATGGAAATGAGTATAAGGCTCTTGCTGATTCCTCTGTGTCCATCAACCTGAGTGTGAAGCCCCAGAAGGTGGGGATGTatgtggactatgaggagggtcaggtctCCTTTTACAATGTGGAGGCCAGATCTCATATCTACACTTtcactggatataaattcacCGAGAAACTCTACCCGTACTTCAGCCCTTTTCTCAATAACAATGGTACAAACTCAGGACCACTGATCATCACTTCTGTCAGTCCAATAGCATGA